CCTTGGTCGTGGTGCAGGAAATGGCGGCGCGCATGGGAGCGGTGACGGGCAAGGGCCTCTCCGACCTGATCCGGGAGGAGTTCGGGTTCCGGGCGACGTTCTTCACCATGCTGGTGCTGGGACTGGCAGACCTGGGGAACATCGCAGCGGAATTCGCCGGGATCGCGTCGGGCCTGGGCATTTTCGGAATCAGCAAGTATCTGACCGTACCGTTCGGCGCGGTGCTGGTATGGGCGGTGGTGGTTTACGGCACGTACAAACCGGTGGAACGGATCCTGCTGTTGTTCTCGCTGATCTACTTTTCCTACCCAATTTCGGCGTTGATGTCGCACCCGGACTGGATGGCCGCCATCCGGCAGACATTCGTTCCGACAGTGCAATTCAAATCGTCGGAGTACCTGGTGCTGGTCGTGGGCCTGGTAGGGACCACAATCACGCCCTGGATGCAGTTCTACCTGCAGGCTTCGATCGTGGAGAAGGGAATCACGGAGCGGCAGTACCGGCTGAGCCGGTGGGATGTGATTGTAGGCTGCCTGGTCACCGATATCGTCGCCTTCTTCATCGTGGTGGCCTGCGCGGCGACGCTGCATGTCAGCGGCATCCGCGAGATCACCGATGCCGCCGAGGCGGCGGTGGCGCTGAAGCCGCTGGCCGGACAGTTTGCCGCCATCTTGTTTGCCGTGGGACTGGTGAATGCGGCGCTGCTGTCGGCGGCGATTCTTCCGCTGGCGACGACCTACAACATCTGCGAAGGCCTGGGCTTTGAGTCGGGAGTGAACAAGCGTTTTTCCGAAGCTCCCGTTTTTTACTCGATTTATACCGTTCTGATAATTTTTGGCGCCGGGATCGTGCTGCTGCCGCACATACCGCTGATCAAGCTGATCATCCTGTCCCAGGTGGCGAACGGCATCCTGCTGCCGTTCGTGCTTTTCTACATGCTGAAGCTGGTCAATCGATCCGACCTGATGGGAAAACACAAGAATTCGCGGCTGGCGAACGGCATCGCGGTGACTACCAGCGTGGTCATGGTAGGCCTGACGGTGGCCATGATCTGGACCACGCTGCTCGGCTCGTAAGGCC
The DNA window shown above is from Terriglobales bacterium and carries:
- a CDS encoding Nramp family divalent metal transporter; this translates as MAQRKKSMLRPAKLLRYRLLAFLAVLGPGFITANVDNDPGGILTYSQAGAKFGYALLWTLIPTTIALVVVQEMAARMGAVTGKGLSDLIREEFGFRATFFTMLVLGLADLGNIAAEFAGIASGLGIFGISKYLTVPFGAVLVWAVVVYGTYKPVERILLLFSLIYFSYPISALMSHPDWMAAIRQTFVPTVQFKSSEYLVLVVGLVGTTITPWMQFYLQASIVEKGITERQYRLSRWDVIVGCLVTDIVAFFIVVACAATLHVSGIREITDAAEAAVALKPLAGQFAAILFAVGLVNAALLSAAILPLATTYNICEGLGFESGVNKRFSEAPVFYSIYTVLIIFGAGIVLLPHIPLIKLIILSQVANGILLPFVLFYMLKLVNRSDLMGKHKNSRLANGIAVTTSVVMVGLTVAMIWTTLLGS